The Phaeacidiphilus oryzae TH49 region GCTGGCCGAGAGGAGCGGCGGGCCCTCGGGCGACTACGGGCTGATGGACCAGCAGGCCGCGCTGCGCTGGGTGCACCGCAACATCGCCCGGTTCGGCGGCGACGCCTCCGACGTCACCGTCTTCGGCGAGTCGGCGGGCGGGCTGAGCGTCCTCTCCCAGCTCGCCTCGCCGGGCGCCCACGGGCTCTTTCAGCGGGCGATCGTGGAGAGCGGTGCGTACAACCTCGACCAGGCCTCGCTGAGCAGCGCCGAGGCGGCCGGCGAGTCCTTCGCCGCGCAGGCCGGCTGCGCCGACCAGAGCGCGGACTGCCTGCGCGGGCTGCCGGTCTCGACGATCCTGGCCGACGAGGACACCTCCGGTTACACCCCGGACGTGGACGGCGCGGTCCTCCCCCGCACCCTCAGGTCCGCCTTCGGCACCGGACTCTTCAACCACGTCCCGGTGCTGGACGGGACCAACCACGACGAGTACCGCCTCTTCGTCGCCGCGGCCGAGCTGGCCGGGCAGAAGGTCACCGCGGCCAACTACCAGGCCTCGATCGCCGGGCAGCTCGGCGTTCCGGCGGCCACGGCCGCGGTGATCGCGAAGGAGTACCCGGTGGGCGACTACCCCAGCCCGCCGGTCGCCCTGGGGGCGGTGGGCACCGACGTGGTCTTCGCCTGCCCCGCGCTGACCGTGGACCGGCTGCTGGCGCCCCGGGTGCCGACCTACGCCTACGAGTTCAACGACGAGAACGCTCCGCAGGCCCTGCTGCCGCCGGTCAGCTTCCCCTACGGGGCCGCCCACGCCTCCGAGCTGCAGTACGTCTTCAACACCGCGACCGCGCCCACTCCTGGCGGTCTCGACGCCGGGCAGCTCCGGCTGGCCGGCGCCATGCAGCGGGAATGGACCGGTTTCGCGGCGAGCGGCCGGCCCGGCTGGGCGCCCTTCGCCGCCGGGGCCGGCGGCACGATCGCCTCGCTGGTCCCGCCGGCACCGACCCGGGAGACGGCGTCCGGCTTCGCCGCCGACCACCACTGCGCCTTCTGGGCGGCGCTCACCGGCCGGTGAACCGGCGGCCCGCCGTCCAGGGGCCCGGCGCTCCGGGGTGGTCGCGCGCCGGGCGCGGCGGCGGGCGCGGGCGCGGCGGCGGGCGCGGGCGCGGCGGCGGACGCGGGCGCGGCGGCGGGCTCAGCCGAGGCGCTTGAGCACCTCGGCGGCCAGCGGCGCGGAGGAGGCCGGGTTCTGGCCGGTGAGCCGCCGGCCACCACTGCGCCTTCTGGGCGGCGCTCACCGGCCGGTGAACCGGCGGCCCGCCGTCCAGGGGCCCGGCGCTCCGGGGTGGTCGCGCGCCGGGCGCGGCGGCGGGCGCGGGCGCGGCGGCGGGCGCGGGCGCGGCGGCGGGCTCAGCCGAGGCGCTTGAGCACCTC contains the following coding sequences:
- a CDS encoding carboxylesterase/lipase family protein: MLRTVSRLVRHGACAAALAVVLTGGGTAAAAAPSGPGQGRATIAQTRPQAQSQSQGQGPVVATDAGAVRGLASAGVDEFLGVPYAAPPVGPLRWRPPQPASHWSGVREATAFAPHCAQPATPYGRGSTSEDCLYLNVFTPSRTASAGRRLPVMLWIHGGALVTGESDDYTPQRLVRDGAVVVSINYRLGALGFLAHPALAERSGGPSGDYGLMDQQAALRWVHRNIARFGGDASDVTVFGESAGGLSVLSQLASPGAHGLFQRAIVESGAYNLDQASLSSAEAAGESFAAQAGCADQSADCLRGLPVSTILADEDTSGYTPDVDGAVLPRTLRSAFGTGLFNHVPVLDGTNHDEYRLFVAAAELAGQKVTAANYQASIAGQLGVPAATAAVIAKEYPVGDYPSPPVALGAVGTDVVFACPALTVDRLLAPRVPTYAYEFNDENAPQALLPPVSFPYGAAHASELQYVFNTATAPTPGGLDAGQLRLAGAMQREWTGFAASGRPGWAPFAAGAGGTIASLVPPAPTRETASGFAADHHCAFWAALTGR